One Endozoicomonas gorgoniicola DNA window includes the following coding sequences:
- a CDS encoding homogentisate 1,2-dioxygenase → MSHKPWIHLPLREGQCSRQAHCDLPEGTYERELGREGFYGPVTQMHHRHPPTAWSHFEGPLRPHALDLSQLDSTQECPWSVSPFLYNRDTTIRFWCLSQSMQHLVRNSDGDELLFIHEGQGEFFCDYGHLSITEGDYLVIPRGTAWRIETSVPIAMLMVENKDGCYRLPDKGITGYNAIYDPAVLDHPEINNQFKAQQDENEWQVRIKRLDAISTLTYPFNPLDAVGWHGTNTVIRLNWRDIRPLTSHRYHLPPSVHTTFVGQGFVVCTFCPRPIETDPNALKVPFFHNNDDFDEVIFYHQGNFFSRDHIDAGMVTFHPCGFPHGPHPKALKKSMEDPQTFTNEVAVMIDTRRPLSLSTQAEQVDIKAYADSWKSPASTDKD, encoded by the coding sequence ATGAGTCATAAACCATGGATACACCTGCCACTGCGGGAAGGCCAATGCTCCAGACAGGCGCACTGCGATCTTCCTGAAGGGACTTATGAACGGGAGCTTGGCCGCGAGGGTTTTTACGGCCCGGTTACACAGATGCATCACCGCCACCCACCAACAGCCTGGAGCCATTTTGAAGGCCCGCTACGCCCCCATGCCCTGGACTTGTCCCAACTGGACAGCACACAGGAATGCCCCTGGTCCGTCTCACCCTTCCTTTATAACCGGGATACAACCATTCGCTTCTGGTGCCTGTCACAATCTATGCAACACCTGGTGCGCAACAGTGATGGCGATGAGCTACTGTTTATTCACGAAGGTCAGGGCGAGTTTTTCTGCGATTATGGACACCTGTCTATTACAGAAGGTGACTATCTGGTTATACCCAGGGGGACAGCGTGGCGTATCGAAACGTCAGTACCCATTGCCATGCTGATGGTGGAAAACAAAGACGGCTGTTATCGTCTGCCAGACAAGGGCATCACTGGATATAATGCTATTTACGACCCTGCCGTACTGGATCATCCCGAAATCAATAACCAGTTCAAGGCTCAGCAGGATGAAAACGAGTGGCAGGTTCGCATCAAACGGCTCGATGCTATTTCTACCCTCACTTACCCTTTTAACCCTCTTGACGCCGTTGGCTGGCACGGAACCAACACAGTGATCAGGCTGAACTGGCGGGATATAAGACCGCTCACCAGTCACCGCTATCATTTACCCCCTTCCGTGCATACGACATTTGTCGGTCAGGGATTCGTTGTCTGCACCTTCTGCCCCCGCCCCATTGAAACAGACCCGAATGCTCTCAAAGTCCCCTTTTTCCATAACAATGATGACTTTGACGAAGTGATTTTTTATCACCAGGGTAATTTCTTCAGCCGTGACCACATAGATGCCGGTATGGTGACTTTTCACCCCTGTGGTTTTCCTCACGGACCACACCCCAAGGCTCTGAAAAAAAGCATGGAAGACCCGCAAACCTTCACTAACGAAGTGGCGGTTATGATCGACACCCGCCGACCGTTGTCACTGTCAACGCAGGCAGAGCAGGTTGACATCAAAGCCTATGCCGACTCATGGAAAAGCCCGGCCTCAACTGATAAAGACTGA
- a CDS encoding potassium channel family protein produces the protein MNVVKLLKTTLFYLNQQLFRLTWLSIVVLLCALYFGSWFLMELSGEQGLTEPGVWFYYFVTTATTIGYGDLSPQTMGGRMVAAIFMMPGAVVVFAAFLGKMSTTFVNLWRKGMQGKGDFSMFDDHIVILGWHPEHTPQMVNLIYGDTRRVARKVVLCATDEMENPFPDTVHFVRGENLHSEDLLKRSGIRTASRIIIYRGNDDKTLASCLTVVATGTKAHIVARFDTQGMADLLKSHCPQIECHSDISMEMLVRSAQDPGSSRIQEQLLSTLEGPTQFSISVPDGFGAVSFSRLMSYFKTEHEAMILGVADKVTGDNLKLNPESDYQVRGQQVLYYMAAERIHSGDVNWGNCQ, from the coding sequence ATGAATGTGGTAAAGCTACTTAAGACAACGCTGTTCTATTTGAACCAGCAATTGTTCAGGTTAACCTGGCTTTCCATTGTGGTACTTTTGTGCGCGCTGTATTTTGGCAGCTGGTTTTTAATGGAACTCTCGGGTGAGCAGGGACTGACAGAACCCGGAGTCTGGTTTTATTATTTCGTGACGACAGCGACCACCATTGGTTACGGTGATTTAAGCCCGCAGACCATGGGTGGGCGGATGGTGGCTGCTATTTTCATGATGCCGGGGGCTGTGGTTGTTTTTGCTGCATTTCTGGGCAAAATGTCCACTACGTTTGTCAATCTCTGGAGGAAAGGCATGCAGGGGAAGGGCGACTTTTCCATGTTCGATGACCATATTGTCATACTTGGCTGGCATCCCGAACATACACCACAGATGGTCAACCTGATTTATGGAGACACCCGGAGGGTTGCTCGCAAGGTCGTATTATGCGCAACAGATGAAATGGAAAACCCGTTTCCGGATACCGTTCACTTTGTTCGTGGTGAAAATCTGCATAGCGAAGACCTGCTTAAACGCTCAGGTATCCGGACTGCGTCCCGGATTATTATTTACCGGGGCAATGACGATAAAACCCTGGCGTCCTGCCTGACTGTGGTGGCAACGGGAACGAAAGCCCATATCGTTGCCAGGTTTGACACTCAGGGTATGGCTGACCTCCTTAAATCGCACTGTCCCCAGATTGAGTGTCACTCCGATATCTCTATGGAAATGCTGGTACGTTCCGCACAGGATCCGGGTTCTTCCCGTATTCAGGAGCAGTTGTTATCCACGCTGGAAGGGCCGACCCAGTTTTCTATTTCTGTGCCTGATGGCTTTGGAGCGGTCAGCTTTTCCCGGCTGATGAGCTACTTCAAAACAGAACATGAGGCCATGATTCTGGGCGTTGCTGACAAGGTGACTGGCGATAACCTTAAGTTAAATCCTGAAAGTGATTATCAGGTGAGGGGCCAGCAGGTTCTTTATTATATGGCTGCCGAGCGAATTCATTCCGGTGATGTTAACTGGGGAAATTGTCAATAG
- the greB gene encoding transcription elongation factor GreB produces MKSNLITRAGKEALQKELDWLWKVKRPQVTQAVSEAAALGDRSENAEYKEGKRELRSIDRRLRFLTKRLETVKVVDYSPEQEGKCFFGAWVEIENEDGDILQCRIVGSDEIDVSKGHITIDSPMAKALIGRQVDDEVVVKTPEGDKIWIILNIQYQAFDRG; encoded by the coding sequence ATGAAGTCCAACCTGATTACCCGCGCCGGTAAAGAAGCCCTTCAGAAAGAGCTCGACTGGCTATGGAAAGTCAAGAGACCACAGGTAACCCAGGCTGTTTCCGAAGCTGCGGCACTGGGGGATCGTTCAGAAAATGCGGAATACAAAGAAGGCAAACGCGAACTCAGAAGCATAGATCGTCGGCTTCGTTTCCTGACTAAAAGGCTTGAAACGGTAAAAGTCGTAGACTATTCACCCGAGCAGGAAGGTAAATGCTTTTTTGGTGCCTGGGTTGAAATAGAAAATGAAGACGGCGACATTTTGCAGTGTCGTATTGTTGGCTCGGATGAGATTGATGTCAGTAAAGGTCATATCACCATTGACTCGCCCATGGCAAAAGCACTGATTGGCAGGCAGGTAGATGATGAGGTGGTGGTAAAAACACCGGAGGGGGATAAAATCTGGATTATTCTTAATATCCAGTATCAGGCTTTTGATCGGGGGTGA
- a CDS encoding 3-deoxy-7-phosphoheptulonate synthase: protein MTPLPIENLNIESQEVLVTPELLKQEIPVSEAAARTVSEGRQVIRDIIDGKDHRLFIVIGPCSIHDVDAALDYAQRLKALSEEVGDTLYLVMRVYFEKPRTTVGWKGLINDPYLNDSFKIADGLHIGRRLLMDVAEIGMPTATEALDPISPQYLQDLVAWSAIGARTTESQTHREMASGLSSAVGFKNGTDGSLEVAINALNSVSKPHRFLGISGNGQVAVTRTKGNPYGHVVLRGGGGKPNYDSVSVAICEQELNKAGIEPNIMVDCSHANSNKDPGLQPLVLENVANQIIEGNESIVGLMVESNIGWGAQKISDNMEYGVSVTDACIDWETTENTLRAMHNKLKDILPARKRAQ from the coding sequence ATGACCCCATTACCCATTGAAAATCTTAATATTGAATCCCAGGAAGTACTGGTTACTCCAGAGCTGCTTAAGCAGGAAATACCCGTGAGTGAGGCTGCAGCCCGCACGGTTTCCGAAGGTCGCCAGGTGATTCGGGATATCATCGACGGTAAAGATCACCGACTGTTTATTGTTATTGGCCCCTGTTCAATTCACGACGTTGATGCGGCGCTGGATTATGCACAGCGCCTGAAAGCTCTCAGTGAAGAAGTGGGTGATACACTGTATCTGGTAATGCGGGTCTATTTTGAAAAGCCACGAACCACCGTGGGCTGGAAAGGCCTGATTAACGACCCTTACCTGAATGACTCATTTAAAATCGCTGATGGTCTTCATATTGGCAGGCGACTCCTGATGGATGTTGCCGAGATAGGTATGCCAACCGCGACGGAAGCTCTGGATCCTATTTCTCCACAGTACCTTCAGGATCTGGTGGCATGGTCAGCCATTGGCGCACGTACAACGGAATCACAGACCCACCGTGAAATGGCCAGCGGTCTCTCTTCTGCGGTCGGCTTCAAAAACGGTACCGATGGTAGCCTGGAAGTCGCCATTAATGCGCTGAACTCGGTATCAAAACCCCACCGCTTTCTGGGTATAAGCGGCAATGGTCAGGTAGCAGTGACCCGAACCAAGGGTAATCCATATGGTCACGTTGTTCTTCGTGGTGGAGGCGGCAAGCCAAATTATGATTCCGTCAGTGTGGCCATCTGTGAACAGGAACTGAATAAAGCCGGTATCGAACCCAATATAATGGTGGACTGCTCCCACGCCAACTCTAACAAAGATCCCGGTCTGCAACCTCTGGTTCTGGAAAATGTCGCCAACCAGATTATAGAAGGCAATGAGTCCATTGTTGGCCTGATGGTAGAGAGCAATATTGGCTGGGGAGCTCAGAAAATCAGCGACAACATGGAGTATGGCGTTTCTGTGACTGATGCCTGCATCGACTGGGAAACAACAGAAAACACTCTGCGTGCGATGCATAACAAGTTGAAAGACATCCTGCCTGCCCGTAAGCGCGCTCAGTAA
- a CDS encoding sulfite exporter TauE/SafE family protein, producing the protein MDALLYISAGASVGFAVGLTGVGGGSLMTPLLLVFGFPAHIAIGTDLMYAALTKGSGVLTHHRQKSVDWLLVKAMCAGSIPTTIATVIILKYMFAGSDHYSLILTTCLGFMLTLTAIVLFFRNRLLSISFGDNVQRSDQQRLKMTVMMGALLGLLVTLSSVGAGALGTAILLILYPKLSSVKVVGTDIAHAVPLTLVAGIGHIWLGNVDFALLGVLLVGSLPAVYLGSRIGRHLPDKAMRIILASILLVLGIRYLI; encoded by the coding sequence ATGGACGCATTACTCTACATTTCAGCAGGTGCCAGCGTGGGATTTGCAGTCGGTTTAACCGGTGTCGGAGGCGGATCATTGATGACTCCGCTACTGCTCGTTTTTGGTTTCCCGGCGCATATCGCCATCGGTACCGACCTTATGTATGCCGCGTTGACCAAAGGCAGTGGAGTGCTGACACATCACCGCCAGAAAAGCGTGGACTGGTTACTGGTCAAAGCCATGTGTGCAGGTAGTATTCCTACTACCATCGCGACCGTTATCATCCTGAAATACATGTTTGCCGGGAGCGATCATTATAGCCTGATCTTAACAACCTGCCTTGGTTTTATGCTTACTTTGACAGCTATAGTACTTTTCTTTCGCAACCGGCTGCTTTCAATATCATTCGGAGATAATGTGCAGCGGTCTGATCAGCAACGTTTGAAAATGACCGTTATGATGGGCGCACTTCTGGGCCTTCTCGTGACACTTTCATCCGTGGGTGCCGGAGCACTGGGTACAGCCATATTGCTTATCCTCTACCCGAAATTGTCTTCTGTAAAAGTCGTAGGTACTGATATAGCCCACGCGGTTCCGTTAACACTGGTCGCCGGGATTGGGCATATCTGGCTGGGCAATGTTGATTTTGCCCTGCTAGGCGTTTTGCTCGTCGGGTCACTACCTGCTGTTTATCTGGGCTCCCGCATTGGACGACATCTGCCAGATAAGGCAATGAGGATCATTCTTGCCAGTATCCTTCTCGTTCTTGGTATTCGATACCTGATTTAA
- the cysB gene encoding HTH-type transcriptional regulator CysB, with translation MKLQQLRYIWEVAHHDLNVSATAQSLYTSQPGISKQIRLLEDELGVEVFARSGKHLTRITPAGEKIIETAGEILRKVESIKQVAQEFSDERKGSLSIATTHTQARYALPDIINRFIAQYPDVSLHMHQGTPIQIAEMAADGTVDFAIATEALELFNDLVMMPCYRWNRCILVPKDHPLTQVSELTLQDVARYPLVTYVFGFTGRSKLDEAFMNEGLSPRVVFTATDADVIKTYVRLNLGVGIIAGMAYDPELDSDLVPLNASHLFEPSVTKIGFRRGTFLRGFMYDFIQQFAPHLTKEVVQDAISRHNKAEVEELFSGVQLPSH, from the coding sequence ATGAAGCTGCAACAACTGCGCTATATCTGGGAGGTCGCTCACCATGACCTCAATGTTTCAGCCACAGCGCAGAGCCTTTACACTTCCCAGCCCGGTATCAGTAAACAGATTCGATTACTTGAAGATGAACTCGGTGTTGAAGTGTTTGCCCGAAGCGGCAAGCATTTAACGCGAATCACCCCGGCAGGCGAAAAAATCATTGAAACCGCCGGTGAAATTTTAAGGAAAGTTGAGAGTATCAAACAGGTTGCCCAGGAGTTCAGCGATGAACGCAAGGGCAGTCTTTCAATAGCCACAACGCACACTCAGGCTCGTTACGCCCTGCCTGACATCATTAACCGGTTTATTGCCCAGTACCCCGATGTCTCCCTGCACATGCATCAGGGAACGCCGATTCAAATTGCCGAAATGGCTGCAGATGGCACTGTTGACTTTGCCATTGCAACAGAAGCGCTGGAACTGTTTAACGATCTGGTAATGATGCCGTGCTATCGCTGGAACCGCTGTATTCTTGTTCCAAAGGATCACCCTCTGACACAGGTGTCGGAGCTGACCCTTCAGGATGTTGCCCGCTATCCTCTGGTGACTTACGTCTTTGGCTTTACCGGGCGTTCAAAACTGGATGAAGCCTTTATGAATGAAGGGTTGTCACCAAGAGTTGTGTTTACTGCCACCGATGCGGATGTGATTAAAACCTATGTGCGTTTGAATCTGGGCGTCGGCATAATTGCCGGTATGGCTTATGACCCGGAACTGGATTCTGACCTGGTGCCTCTTAATGCCAGCCACCTGTTTGAACCCAGCGTCACCAAGATTGGCTTCCGCAGAGGAACCTTCCTGCGTGGGTTTATGTACGATTTTATCCAGCAGTTTGCTCCACACCTGACGAAAGAAGTGGTTCAGGACGCTATTTCACGTCACAACAAAGCGGAAGTGGAGGAATTGTTTTCCGGTGTGCAGTTACCGAGCCATTAA
- a CDS encoding peptide ABC transporter substrate-binding protein, translating to MKITFLCEWVLCFWVFVLSSASGFAAPSKTLVRGLPDQPKQLHPHYFGGSPGAQVLKDLYEGLMVQNPSGEPVPGMAANVDISPDRKTYRFTMREGIRWSDGSAVTAEDFVRSFRTLADPEVRATYRWYLRTGQFSGADEALAGNIKALGVKAENNQLVLQLQQPVPYILELLTFPSFLPVAKQHHSDKPVSNGPYMLISETPGKTIRLRKNPHYYGKEQVAIQEVTYQIQPDELKMLEAFREGSVNITSHLTTSAQLIARTEHLIRAMENESLATTILVPNQKHPLLANADFRRALSLALDRTALVNSNYPDSHARPACSFTAPLTRGFSPDKKHCHLLLSSADRHHQAGTHMKNTGVNPGQVALTVTTTKKNGSDWLLNQMVTQWQAVLGIQVKVRLLNWKDFTRALADRDYELALFSWLAGYNDATAFLLPLQNEKGFGPFVNPDYQKQLELAADQSRQSDRLPYYQQAETILAQQLPVIPVIHPTFVQLVKPAVGGYYTSNPEGWVHTRYLRLLR from the coding sequence ATGAAAATAACTTTTCTGTGTGAATGGGTGCTGTGTTTCTGGGTCTTTGTCCTCAGTTCTGCAAGCGGTTTTGCTGCCCCGTCAAAGACTCTGGTTCGGGGATTGCCAGACCAGCCGAAACAGCTGCACCCCCATTATTTTGGTGGCAGTCCCGGCGCCCAGGTGCTTAAAGACCTTTACGAAGGGTTAATGGTTCAGAATCCTTCTGGCGAACCAGTTCCCGGTATGGCAGCAAACGTTGATATCAGCCCAGACCGAAAAACCTATCGCTTTACCATGAGGGAAGGCATCCGCTGGTCAGACGGCTCAGCTGTGACAGCAGAGGATTTTGTTCGTAGTTTTCGTACTCTGGCTGATCCGGAAGTCAGGGCCACCTATCGCTGGTACCTGAGGACAGGGCAGTTCAGCGGTGCCGATGAAGCCTTGGCGGGGAATATCAAGGCTCTGGGTGTGAAAGCTGAGAATAATCAGTTAGTTCTTCAATTGCAGCAACCGGTTCCATATATTCTCGAACTGCTGACCTTTCCCAGTTTTCTGCCTGTGGCAAAACAGCATCATTCTGATAAACCAGTCAGTAATGGTCCTTACATGCTGATCAGTGAAACGCCCGGAAAAACCATCAGGCTGAGGAAGAACCCACATTACTATGGCAAGGAGCAGGTGGCGATCCAGGAGGTGACTTACCAGATTCAGCCGGATGAATTGAAGATGCTGGAAGCTTTCAGGGAAGGCAGCGTCAATATTACCAGTCACCTGACAACGTCTGCCCAACTCATAGCAAGAACAGAACATCTCATTCGAGCCATGGAAAATGAGTCTCTGGCCACCACCATTCTGGTGCCAAACCAGAAGCACCCTCTGCTGGCGAATGCCGATTTCAGAAGGGCGTTGTCTCTGGCGCTGGATCGTACTGCACTGGTTAACAGTAACTACCCTGACAGTCATGCTCGCCCTGCCTGTAGCTTTACTGCGCCCCTGACTCGCGGGTTCAGTCCGGACAAAAAACATTGCCATTTACTGTTGAGCAGCGCTGACAGACATCATCAGGCCGGAACTCACATGAAGAATACAGGAGTAAACCCTGGTCAGGTCGCGCTGACGGTGACAACCACGAAAAAAAATGGCTCAGACTGGCTGCTCAACCAGATGGTTACCCAGTGGCAGGCAGTACTTGGCATTCAGGTAAAAGTCCGGCTTCTGAACTGGAAGGATTTTACCAGAGCATTGGCTGACAGGGATTATGAGCTGGCATTGTTTAGCTGGCTGGCCGGATATAACGACGCAACCGCATTCCTGCTTCCGCTTCAGAATGAAAAGGGATTCGGACCTTTTGTAAACCCCGATTACCAGAAGCAACTTGAGCTGGCTGCAGATCAGTCCAGGCAATCGGACAGACTGCCTTATTATCAACAGGCTGAAACCATTCTGGCTCAACAGCTACCCGTTATTCCTGTGATACACCCAACGTTTGTGCAACTGGTGAAGCCAGCGGTAGGAGGTTACTACACCTCGAATCCGGAAGGCTGGGTACACACACGTTATCTGCGTCT